In Corynebacterium afermentans subsp. afermentans, a genomic segment contains:
- a CDS encoding succinyltransferase yields the protein MSQGARAVGIANIAVNGTVLDTWFPSPELLPIGGTSGTHRVSAHELSPKFLKLIGADHDRLVELVPVCTVIADLDAPPIDAHDVFLRLHLLSHRMVEPLTINMAGALELLQPVVWTNKGPCLADNFETVRTNLRARGLIHVYGIDRLPRMVDYVVPSGVTIAEAERVRLGAYLAEGTSVMREGYVSYNAGSLGPARIEGRLSSSVVVGGGTDLSLSSALMASRVSEFERAPMRVGRDCRLHPSAGVIGVDLGDRCEIGVNVMLEPDTMVFDVETGTQVPARTIAGRADLRIEREPFSTSPVVRRNTLGVD from the coding sequence ATGTCTCAAGGAGCGCGCGCCGTCGGAATCGCCAACATCGCCGTTAACGGCACCGTGCTGGACACCTGGTTCCCGTCGCCGGAGCTACTGCCTATCGGCGGCACCTCCGGCACCCACCGCGTCTCCGCCCACGAACTCAGCCCGAAGTTCCTGAAACTTATTGGCGCAGACCACGACCGGCTGGTGGAACTCGTGCCGGTGTGCACCGTCATCGCGGACCTGGACGCACCACCCATCGACGCGCACGACGTGTTTCTGCGCCTTCATCTGCTGTCGCACCGCATGGTGGAGCCGCTGACGATCAACATGGCCGGCGCGCTGGAGCTGCTGCAGCCGGTGGTGTGGACCAACAAAGGCCCGTGCCTGGCGGACAACTTCGAAACCGTGCGCACCAACCTGCGGGCGCGCGGGCTGATCCACGTCTACGGCATCGATCGGCTGCCGCGCATGGTCGACTACGTCGTGCCGTCCGGGGTGACCATCGCCGAAGCCGAGCGCGTGCGACTCGGCGCATACCTGGCCGAGGGAACTTCAGTCATGCGCGAAGGCTACGTCTCCTACAACGCCGGCTCGCTGGGACCTGCGCGGATTGAGGGGCGGCTGTCGTCTTCCGTGGTGGTCGGCGGCGGGACCGATCTGTCGCTGTCGTCGGCGCTGATGGCGTCACGGGTCAGCGAGTTTGAGCGTGCACCGATGCGGGTCGGGCGGGACTGCCGGCTGCACCCGTCAGCCGGCGTGATCGGGGTGGATTTGGGCGACCGGTGCGAAATCGGCGTCAACGTCATGCTCGAACCGGACACCATGGTCTTCGACGTGGAAACCGGTACCCAGGTGCCCGCGCGGACCATCGCCGGGCGCGCCGATCTTCGCATCGAACGCGAACCGTTTTCCACCTCGCCGGTGGTGCGGCGGAACACTTTAGGCGTCGATTAG